One part of the Aneurinibacillus sp. REN35 genome encodes these proteins:
- the namA gene encoding NADPH dehydrogenase NamA → MSDIFTPFVQKNVTLRNRIVMSPMCMYTAEDDGKATDWHYVHYGTRAVGGVGLVMLEATAVEARGRISHRDLGIWSDEHIDPLRRIVSFVKDQGAAAAIQLAHAGRKAQLENTTIVAPSSIAFDEKSIVPHEMTEADIEEVLEAFRQGARRAREAGFDIVEIHGAHGYLINEFLSPLANKRTDQYGGDIQGRMRFLALVIEAVKQEWPKENPLYLRLSCVDHAEGGLTIEDSVQIAKMAKEAGVDLIDCSSGAILPIAPKKMFPGYQVTYAETIRRDAGIATGSVGLIEDHTLANEIIGNERADLVFLGRVLLRNPYWLLQAAKLRGREYSGARQYERGFK, encoded by the coding sequence ATGTCTGATATCTTTACCCCATTTGTACAAAAAAATGTAACGCTGCGCAACCGGATTGTGATGTCACCTATGTGTATGTACACAGCAGAAGATGATGGAAAAGCTACTGACTGGCACTATGTGCACTACGGCACTCGTGCAGTCGGTGGTGTTGGACTGGTAATGTTAGAAGCGACGGCTGTCGAGGCCCGCGGAAGAATCAGCCACCGTGACTTAGGGATTTGGAGTGACGAGCACATCGATCCGCTGCGTCGTATCGTTTCCTTTGTTAAAGATCAAGGCGCAGCCGCAGCGATTCAACTTGCACATGCTGGACGTAAAGCACAGCTTGAGAACACGACGATTGTAGCACCGAGCTCAATCGCTTTCGATGAGAAGTCGATCGTTCCGCATGAGATGACAGAGGCAGATATTGAAGAAGTACTCGAAGCGTTTCGTCAAGGAGCTCGTCGGGCGCGTGAAGCAGGCTTTGACATTGTAGAGATTCATGGGGCGCATGGCTACTTAATTAACGAATTTTTATCACCGCTCGCAAATAAGCGTACCGATCAATATGGCGGGGATATTCAGGGAAGAATGAGATTTCTTGCCCTTGTAATTGAGGCGGTAAAACAGGAGTGGCCCAAGGAGAATCCATTGTATCTTCGTCTCTCCTGCGTTGATCATGCAGAAGGGGGATTAACGATTGAGGACAGCGTGCAAATCGCGAAGATGGCCAAGGAAGCAGGTGTGGATCTGATTGACTGCTCATCTGGTGCTATTCTGCCAATCGCTCCGAAAAAGATGTTTCCTGGGTATCAAGTAACGTATGCGGAAACAATTCGCCGGGATGCAGGGATTGCTACAGGAAGCGTGGGTCTAATTGAAGACCATACGCTAGCAAACGAAATTATTGGAAATGAACGGGCCGATCTTGTCTTTCTTGGGCGTGTGCTGCTGCGCAATCCATATTGGTTGCTGCAGGCTGCTAAGCTGCGTGGACGTGAGTACAGTGGGGCACGCCAGTACGAACGTGGATTCAAGTAA
- a CDS encoding ATP-binding protein, translating to MIQLAIETEEDIIVAATFGKSYAREMGFSVVDQTKITVSISELTRNVINYGDKGCITFEKDGQCLRITVQDEGPGIPDINEAMKDGVTTGSGLGLGLSGTKRLMDEFHIESKIGEGTKIMIKKWLPPKGEEQEV from the coding sequence ATGATTCAATTGGCCATTGAGACCGAGGAAGACATTATTGTCGCTGCTACATTTGGGAAGTCTTATGCACGCGAAATGGGGTTCTCCGTGGTCGATCAAACAAAGATTACTGTGAGCATTTCCGAATTGACACGCAATGTTATTAACTACGGAGACAAAGGATGTATTACATTCGAGAAGGATGGGCAGTGCCTAAGAATTACCGTTCAAGATGAGGGGCCGGGAATTCCCGATATTAACGAGGCGATGAAGGATGGTGTAACAACAGGAAGCGGATTAGGACTCGGGCTTTCTGGAACGAAAAGGTTGATGGATGAATTTCATATTGAAAGCAAAATAGGGGAAGGTACCAAAATTATGATTAAAAAGTGGCTTCCTCCTAAAGGAGAAGAGCAGGAGGTGTAA
- a CDS encoding YkvA family protein has product MKVTEHMINAAIVPRLNQMFPAELYVNALRLYDGYAIAKAQVKMRDEWLPVLYTLQIDTFRFDASGRYVTFIYAEEVQKEKVSLAQKLFHETEMFLTKNFTGKTLLMNILGNKRDIHVSDTRITVQLAELASAYPVLQSIAVDTPTFERGALQLHVSGPPELEIETLEFDWMEPLQEVEPSLEEEFADMTKGDLVVLEREHTRYYDQLRVKIEKYMREKMGDTRTEKIGPYLLLAPDLFVLLARLAKDPRIPFRSKSIALAAVVYFMSPLDIIPEIIVGPGGYIDDIIFATLALNKMLVEVDEDIIREHWNGDKNIMGVIRDVLVKADSLVGSSRFEMIKNAFKGRNKNRK; this is encoded by the coding sequence ATGAAAGTGACTGAACATATGATTAATGCTGCAATTGTACCCAGGCTAAACCAGATGTTTCCGGCTGAGCTGTATGTGAATGCATTACGTCTGTATGATGGGTATGCGATAGCGAAAGCTCAGGTCAAAATGCGCGATGAATGGCTGCCTGTATTATATACGCTACAAATAGATACGTTTCGCTTTGATGCTTCAGGACGATATGTAACATTTATTTATGCAGAAGAGGTCCAAAAGGAAAAGGTATCGCTTGCCCAAAAGTTGTTTCATGAAACAGAGATGTTTTTGACAAAAAACTTCACCGGTAAGACGTTATTGATGAACATACTGGGGAATAAGAGAGATATCCACGTCTCTGATACCCGGATTACGGTTCAGTTGGCAGAGTTGGCAAGCGCTTATCCTGTGCTGCAGAGCATTGCGGTTGATACGCCGACTTTTGAACGAGGAGCGCTTCAATTACATGTAAGCGGTCCGCCGGAGCTTGAGATAGAGACGCTTGAATTCGATTGGATGGAGCCGCTTCAAGAAGTAGAGCCTTCGCTTGAGGAAGAATTCGCCGACATGACAAAAGGAGATTTAGTTGTATTAGAGCGTGAGCATACACGTTATTATGACCAACTGCGAGTGAAGATTGAGAAGTATATGCGCGAGAAAATGGGGGATACGCGCACAGAAAAGATAGGACCGTATCTGCTTCTTGCTCCTGATCTGTTCGTGCTGCTTGCCCGATTGGCCAAAGATCCGCGCATACCCTTCCGCTCCAAATCCATTGCGCTTGCCGCTGTCGTGTATTTTATGTCGCCGCTTGACATTATTCCAGAAATTATCGTAGGTCCTGGTGGATATATTGATGATATTATCTTTGCTACCTTAGCACTGAATAAAATGCTCGTGGAAGTAGATGAAGACATCATCCGGGAGCATTGGAATGGTGATAAGAATATCATGGGGGTTATCCGTGATGTGCTGGTAAAGGCCGATTCGCTTGTAGGAAGCAGCCGCTTTGAAATGATCAAAAATGCTTTTAAAGGTCGGAATAAAAACCGAAAGTAA
- a CDS encoding N-acetyltransferase: protein MFIRKAKIQDLDGMVALINEYAQQGLMLPRSKLSLCETLHCFSVVIDDKGEVSEPGTVLGVGGLHILWEDLAEVRSLAISEKAKGKGLGKQLVIHLVDEAEKLGLRRVMSLTYQQIFFEKCDFHVVEKETLPHKVWKDCINCSKFPSCDEIAMIKELSLSAVAAH, encoded by the coding sequence ATGTTTATTCGCAAGGCAAAAATCCAAGACCTCGATGGAATGGTGGCCTTAATTAATGAATATGCCCAACAAGGTCTCATGCTGCCACGTTCAAAGCTATCGCTCTGCGAAACGCTTCATTGTTTCTCCGTCGTAATTGACGATAAGGGAGAAGTATCTGAGCCTGGTACCGTGTTAGGAGTGGGAGGCTTGCATATTTTATGGGAAGACTTGGCGGAGGTGCGCTCGCTTGCGATCTCGGAGAAAGCAAAAGGAAAAGGGCTTGGAAAGCAGCTCGTCATTCACCTTGTGGATGAAGCGGAGAAGCTTGGATTGCGTCGTGTGATGTCACTTACCTACCAACAGATTTTCTTCGAAAAATGCGATTTTCATGTCGTAGAGAAAGAAACGCTACCACATAAAGTATGGAAGGATTGTATTAATTGCTCCAAATTCCCGAGCTGTGATGAAATTGCAATGATTAAGGAATTATCACTTTCAGCTGTGGCCGCGCATTAA
- a CDS encoding iron-sulfur cluster biosynthesis family protein, with protein MEFTITPETVRAYKKYADFQDGECYRLYVRTAGPGTGGLFYAVEKSSPDEAAEGDAMFEVEGIRFFIRASDAWYFDGGSITYNKYLGEYGFEFHNPALE; from the coding sequence ATGGAATTTACGATCACGCCGGAGACCGTTCGCGCTTATAAAAAGTATGCCGATTTTCAGGATGGGGAGTGCTATCGTTTGTATGTACGGACGGCAGGGCCTGGAACAGGCGGCTTGTTTTATGCGGTTGAAAAAAGCTCGCCTGATGAAGCAGCAGAAGGGGATGCGATGTTTGAAGTGGAAGGTATTCGGTTTTTTATCCGGGCTAGTGATGCATGGTATTTCGATGGAGGAAGTATTACGTATAATAAATACTTAGGGGAATACGGCTTTGAATTTCATAATCCTGCGTTAGAATAA
- a CDS encoding AAA family ATPase: MNRMLQFDEWTKAIENVYESMEEQPRSSEARAAELYTQLTHWRESIEEEKLRPWEALLYTCLGVLRWHNDDARRAGEWLAHALALDDSQQIAWEYSEKVALAQLAHLFDGVMLLPLRQVDPTEYRKGKTIELQQEVQRLLGDVYVLGQRYLIQGEQAAAKIDGQKDVFRQASANLEALPTLGRELEECALIYSRSINGLYAPEEFLVELNSAIQELDKYFERWNQLFSPYRRDTASELSALEKLDALIGMSGIKRRISDLYYFLLYLARRNEQGYTMRDDIGLHAILMGNPGTGKTTIARLLAEIYHELGLLPSSSVIEVDRSQLVGSYIGHTEQKVMDAVERAIGGVLFIDEAYSLKRSGSAENDFGQVAVDTLVAAITNGEYAGKFVVVLAGYPEEMRSFLLANPGLRSRFPESGHFVLPDFTMEELVAIGRLVARDNEFILTEGAIDALWERVEMEKVDATFGNARTVKNIILDAVTAKGQKLAKTKQLPQDEYTFLYAEDFVRSVPQTKSAHKMLHSLIGLQNIKDEISTLFAFLSIQQKRKEHGLPSLPVELHAVFSGNPGTGKTTVAHIYAAILKEVGILKRGHLITVGRADLVAEYVGQTAAKTKRKITEALGGVLFIDEAHALLPSGPNDYSLEAIDTLVEEVTKHRENLAIILAGYPGLMDELIESNPGLRSRFTKYLHFPDYSVEELVEVAKKYAEHMKYQLSAKAVEKLRESFAKQGGRRDGNARLARSIVDGAVQQQAKRLMESGQEAFTTDELMQLDEGDIHAVLHSRMESGM; encoded by the coding sequence ATGAACCGAATGCTACAATTCGACGAATGGACTAAAGCCATCGAAAACGTATATGAGTCAATGGAAGAACAACCAAGATCAAGTGAGGCACGTGCCGCAGAGCTCTATACGCAGCTTACGCATTGGAGAGAGAGCATTGAAGAAGAGAAGCTCCGTCCATGGGAGGCGCTTCTCTATACATGTCTGGGTGTGCTCCGCTGGCATAACGATGATGCGCGTCGTGCCGGAGAATGGCTTGCGCATGCCCTTGCGTTGGATGACTCACAGCAAATTGCATGGGAATACAGTGAAAAGGTGGCTCTTGCTCAATTGGCTCATCTTTTTGATGGGGTTATGTTGCTTCCGCTTCGACAGGTGGACCCCACCGAATATAGAAAGGGCAAGACGATTGAACTGCAGCAGGAAGTGCAGCGTTTACTAGGCGATGTGTACGTGTTGGGCCAGCGCTACCTTATACAGGGTGAGCAGGCTGCAGCGAAAATAGACGGGCAGAAAGACGTATTCAGACAGGCGTCAGCCAATCTTGAAGCGCTGCCTACGCTTGGACGTGAACTTGAAGAGTGTGCTCTCATCTATAGTCGTTCGATCAATGGACTGTATGCTCCAGAAGAGTTCCTTGTAGAGCTGAATAGCGCCATTCAAGAGTTGGATAAGTATTTTGAACGCTGGAACCAGTTGTTTTCTCCATACCGCAGAGATACCGCTTCAGAGCTTTCCGCATTAGAGAAGCTGGATGCATTAATCGGTATGAGCGGGATTAAAAGACGCATATCGGATCTATATTATTTTCTTTTGTATTTGGCACGCAGAAATGAACAAGGATATACAATGCGTGATGATATCGGCCTGCACGCAATCCTAATGGGCAATCCAGGAACCGGCAAGACGACCATTGCTAGGCTTTTGGCAGAGATTTATCATGAATTAGGACTTCTTCCATCATCGTCCGTCATTGAGGTTGATCGTTCACAATTGGTTGGCTCCTATATCGGGCATACCGAACAGAAAGTGATGGATGCGGTAGAACGCGCAATAGGTGGCGTGCTGTTCATTGATGAAGCATATAGCCTAAAGCGGTCGGGCAGTGCTGAAAATGATTTTGGTCAAGTAGCGGTGGATACATTAGTTGCAGCTATAACAAACGGGGAGTACGCTGGGAAATTCGTTGTTGTGTTAGCGGGCTACCCGGAAGAGATGCGCAGTTTTCTGTTAGCAAATCCCGGACTTAGAAGCCGGTTTCCGGAAAGCGGGCATTTTGTATTGCCGGATTTTACTATGGAGGAACTTGTAGCCATTGGACGTTTAGTGGCCCGAGATAATGAGTTTATCTTAACGGAAGGTGCGATTGATGCGCTTTGGGAACGCGTCGAAATGGAGAAGGTTGATGCTACATTCGGCAACGCGCGGACGGTAAAAAACATCATTCTTGATGCTGTTACTGCCAAAGGGCAAAAGCTTGCTAAAACAAAACAGTTGCCACAAGATGAATATACGTTTTTATATGCGGAAGATTTCGTACGGTCTGTGCCACAGACAAAGTCCGCCCATAAGATGCTTCATTCCCTTATCGGTTTGCAGAACATCAAAGACGAAATCTCCACATTGTTCGCCTTCCTATCTATTCAGCAAAAGAGAAAGGAGCATGGACTTCCTAGTCTGCCGGTTGAGCTGCATGCGGTATTTTCCGGTAATCCAGGAACCGGTAAAACGACGGTGGCCCATATTTATGCAGCGATCTTAAAGGAAGTCGGAATATTGAAGCGAGGCCACCTGATTACAGTAGGTCGTGCTGACCTTGTAGCTGAATATGTGGGACAGACAGCGGCTAAGACAAAACGTAAAATTACAGAAGCGTTAGGCGGTGTCTTGTTCATTGATGAAGCGCACGCGCTGCTTCCTTCAGGTCCGAACGACTATAGTCTAGAAGCAATTGATACGCTTGTTGAAGAGGTAACCAAGCATAGGGAGAATCTCGCAATTATCTTAGCGGGCTATCCGGGGCTTATGGATGAGCTGATTGAGTCAAATCCGGGCTTGCGCTCAAGATTTACGAAATACCTTCATTTTCCTGATTATTCTGTAGAGGAGCTTGTCGAGGTAGCCAAAAAGTATGCCGAACATATGAAATATCAGCTATCCGCGAAGGCGGTAGAGAAGCTGCGTGAATCCTTTGCAAAACAAGGTGGGAGAAGGGACGGGAATGCGCGGCTTGCACGCTCTATCGTTGATGGAGCGGTACAGCAACAGGCAAAGCGGCTTATGGAGAGCGGGCAAGAGGCGTTTACAACAGATGAATTGATGCAGCTTGATGAAGGGGACATACATGCTGTATTGCATTCTAGGATGGAATCTGGAATGTAA
- a CDS encoding sigma-54 interaction domain-containing protein, whose amino-acid sequence MRIRRNGWVHRLLADLAGKAQKVKEEKDMLQTIIDHAYEGVLIVDPNGYILMANEIYADFLGKKLSELVGKHVTDVIENTRMHIVGQTGKPEIAQMQKINGREMIASRIPVFNQGEVAAVVGTVMFQQVDDLFALSTKLENLRKELNYYKDELDKRLQAKYSFDTILGRSEELEKVKLLGQKVAKSDTTILLKGESGTGKELFAHAIHRESYRGAGPLIKVNCAAIPDTLLESELFGYKEGSFTGAKKSGKKGKFALAKGGTIFLDEISEMPLMMQAKLLRVLQEKEIEPIGADRPESVDVRIIAATNKDLLSLVEQGRFRHDLYYRLNVVMLDIPSLCERKSDIPFLIDHFLRHLAKETGIPVKGIEPEALEAMLAYSWPGNIRELRNVLERALYIKNGAAITKQDLPANLIEQAPAKLMDGEICTLKQTIERAEAMAIRQAIREADGDKLVAAKRLGISKSSLYAKLARYEMTE is encoded by the coding sequence ATGAGGATTCGACGAAATGGGTGGGTGCATCGGCTGCTTGCTGATTTGGCGGGCAAAGCACAGAAAGTAAAAGAAGAAAAAGACATGCTGCAAACGATTATCGACCACGCCTATGAAGGAGTTCTTATTGTCGATCCGAACGGGTATATCCTGATGGCAAATGAGATTTATGCCGATTTCTTAGGCAAGAAATTAAGCGAGTTGGTTGGTAAACATGTTACGGACGTGATTGAAAACACGCGAATGCATATTGTAGGACAGACCGGAAAGCCAGAAATTGCCCAGATGCAAAAGATTAACGGGCGGGAAATGATTGCAAGCCGTATCCCTGTCTTTAATCAAGGAGAGGTTGCGGCGGTTGTCGGAACGGTCATGTTTCAGCAGGTCGATGATTTGTTTGCCCTGTCCACGAAATTGGAAAACCTACGCAAAGAGCTTAATTATTATAAAGATGAATTGGACAAGCGGCTGCAAGCCAAATACTCTTTTGATACAATTCTTGGAAGAAGTGAGGAATTAGAGAAGGTAAAGCTTCTTGGACAAAAGGTAGCCAAAAGCGATACGACGATTCTTCTCAAAGGCGAGAGCGGTACAGGGAAAGAGCTGTTTGCCCATGCGATTCATCGTGAAAGCTACCGTGGAGCCGGTCCGCTGATCAAGGTGAACTGTGCCGCCATTCCGGATACACTTCTAGAATCGGAGCTGTTTGGTTATAAAGAGGGTTCATTTACAGGCGCCAAAAAATCTGGAAAAAAAGGAAAATTCGCGCTGGCAAAGGGAGGCACGATTTTTCTTGACGAGATTAGCGAGATGCCGCTCATGATGCAGGCCAAGCTTCTGCGGGTATTGCAGGAAAAGGAAATCGAACCGATTGGAGCCGACCGGCCGGAGTCTGTGGATGTGCGAATCATTGCAGCAACCAACAAGGATTTGCTTTCATTGGTAGAACAAGGGAGGTTTCGGCACGATCTGTATTACCGTTTGAATGTGGTGATGCTAGATATTCCTTCACTGTGTGAAAGAAAAAGCGACATTCCCTTTTTGATTGATCACTTTCTTAGGCATCTTGCCAAGGAAACGGGAATTCCAGTGAAAGGGATTGAACCGGAAGCGCTTGAAGCAATGCTCGCCTACTCGTGGCCAGGTAATATTCGAGAGCTGCGCAACGTATTGGAGCGGGCTTTGTACATAAAGAATGGAGCGGCAATTACAAAGCAGGATTTGCCGGCTAATCTGATAGAACAAGCGCCTGCTAAGCTAATGGATGGGGAAATCTGTACGTTAAAGCAAACGATAGAACGGGCAGAAGCGATGGCTATTCGCCAGGCCATTAGAGAAGCTGATGGCGATAAGCTAGTGGCAGCAAAGCGATTGGGTATTAGCAAGTCAAGTTTATATGCTAAGTTGGCGCGATATGAAATGACTGAGTAA